Proteins co-encoded in one Astyanax mexicanus isolate ESR-SI-001 chromosome 1, AstMex3_surface, whole genome shotgun sequence genomic window:
- the upk1a gene encoding uroplakin-1a, which produces MASRGGLTWLMIIVILCNAFAAAAGLALFALAIWVAVDGYKLYPISGVSGKDDIFAGAWIAIFTGFAYFCTCIFGIYAARKQRRSLMLSYLIIMFIIFIFECASCITAATNRDYLVGNSNVVKKQMLQYYAEDSTKGREITKTWNKVMQDVECCGTDSPLDWVEYNSTFRQLYGTTYPWPLNCCKRLSSFEVADSQGCIIGQTSTMFTRGCFTHIESVLSRYTWAVSWYGFSVQMFVFFMLLIAMVYFTQLG; this is translated from the exons ATGGCGAGTAGAGGAGGCCTGACCTGGCTGATGATCATTGTCATTCTGTGCAATGCATTTGCTGCT GCAGCTGGACTGGCGTTATTTGCTCTGGCTATCTGGGTGGCAGTGGATGGATATAAGCTCTACCCAATATCTGGAGTGTCAGGAAAGGATGATATCTTTGCTGGAGCCTGGATAGCCATCTTCACTGGCTTTGCCTATTTCTGCACCTGCATCTTTGGCATCTATGCTGCTCGGAAACAGAGGCGATCACTTATGCTGTCG TATCTGATCATAATGTTTATCATCTTCATATTCGAGTGTGCCTCCTGCATCACAGCTGCCACCAACAGAGACTAT TTGGTGGGTAACAGTAATGTTGTGAAGAAGCAGATGCTGCAGTATTATGCAGAGGACAGTACCAAAGGACGGGAGATCACTAAAACATGGAACAAAGTGATGCAGgat GTGGAATGCTGTGGGACAGACAGCCCACTGGACTGGGTTGAGTATAACTCCACCTTCAGGCAGCTGTACGGCACCACTTACCCATGGCCACTCAACTGCTGCAAGCGTCTGAGCAGCTTCGAGGTGGCCGACTCTCAAGGCTGCATCATCGGCCAGACCAGCACCATGTTCACACGG GGTTGCTTCACCCACATTGAGTCTGTGCTCAGTCGTTACACTTGGGCAGTGAGCTGGTACGGCTTCTCGGTGCAAATGTTTGTG TTCTTCATGCTGCTGATTGCCATGGTGTACTTCACACAGCTGGGCTGA